A DNA window from Rhineura floridana isolate rRhiFlo1 chromosome 11, rRhiFlo1.hap2, whole genome shotgun sequence contains the following coding sequences:
- the LOC133367796 gene encoding olfactory receptor 14A16-like, with amino-acid sequence MANQSTVTEFLLMGFSNEHDVQILHSVMFLFIYITAVVGNVLIITAVALDHHLHSPMFFFLVNLSVSDICYISTTVPKTIAVSLTNNNVISFPGCVTQVFLVVTFVGVEIALLTVMAYDRYVAICHPLQYRLIMNWDACIQMAAASWISAMVHAILETTMTFRLSFCGSNIVGQFFCNIPQLQKISCSDTKINEILVFVLAFTVNLLCISIILASYVYIFSVVMRIPSVQARHKALSTCTPHLTVFSLFIITAFFSYLRAKSLSSPTVDLVSAVLYTVLPPVLNPIIYSFRNKDIQTAVWIIPQKFKSLIA; translated from the coding sequence ATGGCTAATCAATCTACTGTGACAGAGTTCCTTCTGATGGGATTCTCCAATGAGCATGATGTACAGATTTTACATTCTgtgatgtttctctttatttacataACAGCTGTAGTGGGAAATGTTCTTATCATTACAGCTGTGGCCCTAGACCACCACCTTCACAGCCCCATGTTCTTCTTTCTGGTCAACCTATCAGTGTCAGATATTTGCTACATCTCTACTACTGTTCCCAAGACCATAGCCGTATCACTGACAAACAACAATGTGATATCTTTTCCTGGATGTGTCACACAAGTCTTCTTAGTTGTCACGTTTGTTGGTGTTGAGATTGCCTTGCTCACTGTCATGGCTTATGACCGTTATGTAGCGATCTGCCATCCTCTACAATATAGGCTAATCATGAACTGGGATGCCTGCATTCAAatggcagctgcttcctggatAAGTGCCATGGTTCATGCAATCCTGGAGACCACTATGACATTTAGACTGAGCTTCTGTGGGTCCAATATTGTTGGACAGTTTTTCTGCAATATTCCTCAGTTACAAAAGATTTCTTGCAGTGATACAAAAATTAATGAAATTTTGGTTTTTGTCCTTGCGTTCACTGTGAACTTACTTTGTATTTCAATCATATTAGCTTCCTATGTCTACATCTTCTCAGTTGTGATGAGGATTCCATCTGTTCAAGCCAGACATAAAGCTTTATCTACCTGCACTCCCCACCTGACTGTCTTTTCTTTATTCATAATCACAGCTTTCTTTTCATACTTGAGGGCTAAATCACTTTCCTCCCCCACAGTGGACTTGGTTTCTGCTGTATTGTATACAGTTCTGCCACCAGTTCTGAATCCCATCATTTACAGCTTCAGGAACAAGGACATACAGACTGCAGTGTGGATAATACCTCAAAAGTTTAAAAGTCTCATTGCATAA